The Stigmatella ashevillena genomic sequence GGTCTCGTTCACCGCCGGGGGCTTCACCTCCAGGGGCTTCACGCTCGGGGAAGAAGCGCGGCCTTTCTTGGGGGGCTCGGGCCGTCCATCCGGTCCCGGCTTCGAGCACAGCCACCGCTCCTCCTCGGAGGCCAGCGCGAGCATGCCTTGAAGGCTCTTGCGGGGCTTCGGGACGGGCGGCGCAGTGCGGACAGAGGGCTTGGGCGCTGGAACGGGCTGACGGATCAGCTCGCGATCCAGATAGGCATCCAGGTCTTCTCCGAGCGCATCGTGCACCTCGACGGAGACGACGCCCTCGGGCTCTGCCTCATACGAATGACTGCCCATACTCCCCCCACTTCGTCCCTGCGGAACCGCCTCGTGATGAGGCGGGAATTCAAGCTAGGCACGGAAAAGAAGAACGCCACTGAGACGTTCACACGTGAGCGCGGGCACCTTCCTCTACTCATCACTGACGTCTGCCAACGTCCTGTGCCGACCACAGGGAGGCTCTCGAAAAAGGACCCGCTTCTGCCCAGAACTGAATTTCCCAAGGGGGCCCACGTCAGAGGGCACGCACCCCGCAGCATCGTGCTATCTCCCTCCGACGAATATCCCATGATCCCCCACAACTTCTGGAAGCTCTCCGCGCTGGCCCTCACCCTGATTGCTCCCGCCGCCATGGCGGATTGGAGGAGCGATGGAAACATCAAACGCAACAAGGTCAGCGCGAACGACAGCTCGGATGACAGTTCGCGGGACGACTCCCAGGATGCCCCTCAAGAGGAGGCGGAGGAATCCAGAGCCCATGAGGAGGCCAAAGGGTTCTCCCTCGGACTGCGCGCCGGCGTCGGCCTCCCCTTCGGGAAGACGACGGGAGAGGGGCGCGGGGACAGCGGGAAGCTGAGCAACACGTTCTCTGCCCTCATCCCCTTGCAGCTCGATGTGGGCTACTTCATCAACTCCCACCTCTACGTGGGCGGCTCCTTCCAGTACGGCCTGGGACTGCTCGCCGAGGATTGTGGCGAGGGGGCCAGCTGCTCCGCGAGCGTGATGCGCTTCGGCGCCAACGTGGACTACCACTTCGCGCCGCTGGCGAAGGTCGACCCCTGGGTGGGGCTGGGCATCGGTTACGAGCTCCTCAGTTTCAGCGCCTCCGCGACGCTGGGTGGCCAAAAGTTTGAGAGCAGCTCCAGCGGCGGCGGGTTCGAGTTCGCAGCCCTCCAGGGCGGCATCGGCTTCCAGCTCAACAAGAACTTCACGGTGGGCCCCTTCGTGACCTTCACCGTGGGCCAGTACTCCAGCTTCAGCCTTTCGGACGGAGAGGACTCCGTCTCGGAGGACATCGAGAAGAAGTCGATCCACTCCTGGCTCATGGGCGGTGTCCGGGCACAGTACCGCTTCTAGCCCTCAGAGCGCCGCGCGGAGTCCGGATATAAAGCCGGGCATGCCCATCAGAAAATGGATGACGCTGTTCAGCGCGGTGACGTGTTCCCTCATGGGCTGCGGTGAATCGCAGCCCCCCGCCGAACCCCGGGTTCGGCTCAGGGTCCCCCTCTACTCGTACATCCCCGACGCGGCGGGAGATCAATTCCAAGCCCTCGCCCAGCGCCTCGAGAGCGAGTTCGAGCAGCAGCACCCGGACGTGGATCTCGTCGTCAACCCCTCGTGCTTCAAGGATGACCTCTACGAGCCCTCCGAACTCGCCCGCTCCTTACGGGGAGAGAGCGATTGTGCCTACGACGTCGTCGAGACAGACACCTCTCTCCTGGGAGAACTCGTGGAGACGGGCGCGGTCCGCCCCTGGGCGGCGCTGCCCCAGGGCCCCCAGTGGCATCCCGCCGGCATCTCGGCCTCGACCTTCCAGAACCAGCTCTACGGGGTGCCGCACTGGCTGTGCGCGCACTACATCCTCTCGCGAAACGAGGCGGTGAGCAGCGCCCAAACGGTGGACGCGCTGGTCCAAGCACTCGACGCGCTCCAGACACCGGCCATGAACCTGGCGGCCAATCTGCTGGGAAGCTGGAACCTGCCCTCGCTCTACCTCGATGCGTGGACGGACACCCACGGCCCCGGCAACGTCCAGTCGGCGGTCTCCACCCAGTACGACGCGCAGGTGCTCGCCGGCATGAAGGCGCTCACCCAAGGCTGTGAGACAGCCCAGGGCAACCCCTGCATCGATGGAACCTACGATGCCGCCGAGAACTTCGACCTGCCCACCCACCTCTTCGCGGACGGCCAGGCCGACGCGACCCTGGGCTACTCGGAGCGACTGCACACCCTGCTGAAGCGGGCACCCTCGGAAGCGACGCAGGGCACGCTGCGCATCTCGCTCGCACCGCTGGGCCAGGGCAACCAGCCCCTGGTGTTCACGGACTCCTTCTTCCTGGGAAAGAACTGCACCGGTGATTGCGAGCAGGCCGCGGTGCGGTTCGTGGAGTACATGAGCCAAGCGAGCACGTACGCATGGCTCCTCCTGAGCGAGGATGCGCCCGCCGCCGGACGTGTCCCTCGCTACCTCATGCCGGCCGCGCTGGATGTCTACGAGACGCCGGGTCTGAAAGCCGACCCCTTCTACCCCCGCATCGGCGCTGCCACGCGCACGGCCGCCCCCTTTCCCAACCGGGGGCTGCTCAACATCCGCAAGCAGATGCGGGACGACATCCTTCGCGCCCTCTCCGGCGAGGGTTGAGCGCAGCCGTCGGCTCCCCCGGGGGGAGGGAGCCGACGCCGGTCAGAGCACCTTGCCGGGATTGAGCAGGCCGAGCGGATCCATCGCGGCCTTGAGGGTGTGGTGAAGCCGCATCGTCTCCGGGCCCAGTTGCGCGGCCAGGAAGGGACGCTTGAGCAGACCCACCCCATGCTCACCAGTGAGGGTCCCGCCCAGCGCCCCCACCCTCTCGATGATGTCATCGAACGCCGCCTGGGCGCGGGCCACCGCGTCCGGGTCGTTCCGGTCGAAGACGAGCGTGGGGTGCATGTTCCCATCGCCCGCGTGCCCGAACGTTCCAATGAGCACCCCGCGCCGCGCCGCGATGCGCTCGACCGCCGCGAGCAGCTCCGCGATGCGTGAGATCGGCACGCCCACGTCATCGAGCAACGTGGTGCCCTGCTTCTCGAGCGCGGGGAACGCGAACCTGCGCGCGCCGAGCAACAGCTCCCCCTCGGCCTCGTCCGCGGACTGCGCCACGAAGGTCGCCCCGGCGGCCTCGCACACGGCCGCCATCCGCGCGCACTCCTCCACGCCCTGCTCGCCCCCCGCGTCGGAACGGGCCAGCAGGAGCGCCGCGGCCTCGACGTCCAGTCCCATGGGCCGGGCGGCCTCGACCGCGCGGACCGTGGTCCGGTCCATCAGCTCCAGGAGCGAGGGCCGGCTCCCAGCCATGATGTCCGTCACCGCCGCGCCCGCGCCGACGAGCTCCGGAAACGAGGCCAGCAGCGTCGTGGCCTTCGGAGGACGGGGCCGCAGCCGCAACGTGGCCTCGGTGATGATGCCCAGCGTGCCCTCGGAGCCGACGAACAACCGGGTCAAGTCATAGCCCGCCACGTTCTTCACCGTCCGGCCCCCCGTCCGCACCACGGAGCCATCCGCGAGCACGACCTCGAGCCCGAGCACCGCGTCTCCCGTCACCCCGTACTTCACGCAGCACAGCCCGCCGGCATTGGTGGCCAGGTTGCCGCCAATCGTCGAGAACTCCCAGCTCGCGGGATCCGGCGCGTACCAGAGCCCCTGCTCGGCCACCGCGGCCTTGACCGCGGCGTTGATGACCCCTGGCTGCACCACGGCGAACAGACCGCGCCGGTCGATCTCCAGGATGCGGTTCATCCGGACGAGCGAGAGCATGATGCACCCATCCACCGCGTTGGCACCGCCAGACAGCCCCGAGCCTGCTCCCCGGGCAACCACGGGAGCACGGTGGGCCGTGGCCACTTGGAGTACGGCCTGAACCTCGGCCGTCGAGCCCGGCCGAACCAGAACCCGGGGAATTCCCGCCTTCGCCCAGGCGGCTTGATCGTAACGGTGCGCCTCCAGCACGTCAGGGTCGGTGACAAGTCCTTCGGGCGGTAGCACGGCCGCGAGGTCTCTCAACAAATGCTCGCTCATCAACCAACACTCCCCTGACAAAGGGCTTGCACTGCCCCCAGGCGCCGAGCGCCGAAGACGGTGGGCGCGAAGACATGTTATCCCAACCAAGAACCACAACCCGGAGTGAAACCATGTTGGGCAAGAAGCTGCTGATGCTGGTGGGCGACTACGTGGAGGACTACGAGGTGATGGTGCCCTTCCAGGCGCTCCAGGCCGTGGGGCACACGGTGCACGCCGTCTGTCCGGACAAGAAGGCCGGTGAGTTCGTCCGCACCGCCATTCATGACTTCGATGGAGCCCAGACGTACAGCGAGAAGCCAGGGCACAACTTCATCGTCAACGCCACATTCTCCGAGATCGAAGCCTCCCACTACGACGCGCTGGTGATTCCCGGCGGCCGGGCACCGGAGTACCTGCGCCTCAACCCGAAGGTGCTGAAGGTGGTCCGCCACTTCGCCGAGACGCGCAAGCCCATCGCCGCCATCTGCCATGGGTTGCAGATCCTCGCGGCGGCGGGAGCCCTCGAGGGCAAGCGCTGCACAGCGTATCCGGCGTGCGGCCCCGAGGTCGCCCTCGCCCGCGGCTCTTATGTCGAGGTGGCCGCCGACGAAGCCGTGGTGGATGGCAATCTCGTCACCGCCCCGGCGTGGCCTGCCCACCCGCGCTGGATCGCCGGCTTCCTGCTGCTGCTGGGCACGCGCATCCAGCACTGACGCGGGCGGTCAGGAACATCTCGAACGCCCCCGGCACCTCCCGGGGGCTCTCACCGCCGGGGCGTCTGGGTTCTCAATAGACGTAACGCCTTTCCCAGACGGCACGCGCGTTGAGCCCTCCACCACCGGTGGCTTTCCCCGGCGAGGAACGGGCTTTCCCCCTCCGTCACCGTTCCACACGAGCGTCCCCTGGCCACGAACCGGCATCGCGGATGCAAGTGAGACACGGCACGTGCTCCCCCATGAGATGGGAGCACGCGAAAGGGCGGGGGTCGAACGTGAGCAGATGGACGTGCGGGGCGAAGGGGATGGTTTGTGCCACGGCGCTGGGCGTGGCGGTGGGTTGTCACGAAGGAGGGGAGCCCGAGGACTGGCAGGAGACGCAGTCACAGGAACTCCTGGAGACGCGGACGTTCGCGGCCGTCGCCGATGCCCGGGTCGAGGCGACCAACTCGGGGCAGAACTTCGGCACCTCCAGCACCCTCAAGGCGGATACCTCACCGGACTACTCCTCCTATCTGCGCTTCGAGCTGAGCGGGCTGACCGGCACCGTGCGCAGCGCGAAGCTCCGCCTGTACATGACGGATGCCTCCACCACCGGGCCCGCCGTCTCCAGCACGGGCGCCTCGTGGCAGGAGAGCACCCTCACCTTCCAGAATAAGCCCGCGGTCGGCACCCGGCTGTCCACTGTGAGCACGGTGACGGCGAACAGTTGGGCCGAGTGGGATGTGACCGCCGCCGTGCAGGGCAACGGCGCGGTGAACCTCGTGGTGACGTCCACCGGCACCGATGGCACCGTCTTCTCCTCCCGAGAGACCTCCCAGGCGGACCTGCGGCCCCAGCTCGTCGTGACGGTGGACGGCGGCACCACACCGCCCCCTTCCGGCGGGGACTGGACGTTCTACAGCGCCGCGCAGGGCGTGCCCCGGTACGTCTACGGCGTGAGCGCGGACGCGGGCGGCAACCTCTGGGTGGCCGGCGGCGAGGAGGGGCTCTTCGTGCTCCAGAAAGGTCAGACGCAGTTCCGCCGCTTCACGATGGCCGATGGCCTGCGCCCCTATGGGTACATGCTCGACGGCAGCGCTCCCTCGGGGGTGAAGTACCTGAAGGTCATCTCCGTCGCGGGAGGCCCCGCGGGCGTCGCCTTCGTGGGCTACGAGGGCAAGCAGCCCGCCTCGGGCATGCCCACCTGCGAAGACGAGTGGGATCAGGCCTACTACGCGGGCCGGACTCCGGACGCGAGCGTCTACAAGAGCGGAGACGCGGACCGGGTGACGCTCACGTCCACAGGCATCCAGGTGGTGCACTACGACTTGTCCACCGGCCCCAACAAGGTCGCCGCCGAGCCGCGTGGACGCGAGAAGGTCTGCAACATCTGGCGCATTGCCTATGACGAGAACACGCAAAGCGTCTGGTTTGGCGGCAACCATGGCTTTGCCTGGGGCCGCGCGAACTTCCCGGGCTACAGCTGCGCGCCGGGGACGTGGGACTACAGTTGCGCCGGGGTGATGGAGCACGTGCACCCGGCCATCAACGCCTGGAACACGGACGGCACGAAGCTGGTGCTGCTCACGGAT encodes the following:
- a CDS encoding extracellular solute-binding protein — protein: MPIRKWMTLFSAVTCSLMGCGESQPPAEPRVRLRVPLYSYIPDAAGDQFQALAQRLESEFEQQHPDVDLVVNPSCFKDDLYEPSELARSLRGESDCAYDVVETDTSLLGELVETGAVRPWAALPQGPQWHPAGISASTFQNQLYGVPHWLCAHYILSRNEAVSSAQTVDALVQALDALQTPAMNLAANLLGSWNLPSLYLDAWTDTHGPGNVQSAVSTQYDAQVLAGMKALTQGCETAQGNPCIDGTYDAAENFDLPTHLFADGQADATLGYSERLHTLLKRAPSEATQGTLRISLAPLGQGNQPLVFTDSFFLGKNCTGDCEQAAVRFVEYMSQASTYAWLLLSEDAPAAGRVPRYLMPAALDVYETPGLKADPFYPRIGAATRTAAPFPNRGLLNIRKQMRDDILRALSGEG
- a CDS encoding CBM96 family carbohydrate-binding protein, which gives rise to MSRWTCGAKGMVCATALGVAVGCHEGGEPEDWQETQSQELLETRTFAAVADARVEATNSGQNFGTSSTLKADTSPDYSSYLRFELSGLTGTVRSAKLRLYMTDASTTGPAVSSTGASWQESTLTFQNKPAVGTRLSTVSTVTANSWAEWDVTAAVQGNGAVNLVVTSTGTDGTVFSSRETSQADLRPQLVVTVDGGTTPPPSGGDWTFYSAAQGVPRYVYGVSADAGGNLWVAGGEEGLFVLQKGQTQFRRFTMADGLRPYGYMLDGSAPSGVKYLKVISVAGGPAGVAFVGYEGKQPASGMPTCEDEWDQAYYAGRTPDASVYKSGDADRVTLTSTGIQVVHYDLSTGPNKVAAEPRGREKVCNIWRIAYDENTQSVWFGGNHGFAWGRANFPGYSCAPGTWDYSCAGVMEHVHPAINAWNTDGTKLVLLTDAYWGVSVASNGDVWFGGANRSTRFRYGTNGNNYWTAQSQSEDSAYAWNRYDIWPDAVSEPTPPTRAQRVDDHVSGMAVMSDQSVWVGSFTRGLAQLDASGQRLRTLSTELADKTGYVGAVAADPRDNSVWAGMRWGGGLSRIHGSTVVNYGSGVIPDNLIWVPVQDIQVDRSTSPRRVLIGFQGTDSVPGTIGVYTGP
- a CDS encoding DJ-1/PfpI family protein, translated to MLGKKLLMLVGDYVEDYEVMVPFQALQAVGHTVHAVCPDKKAGEFVRTAIHDFDGAQTYSEKPGHNFIVNATFSEIEASHYDALVIPGGRAPEYLRLNPKVLKVVRHFAETRKPIAAICHGLQILAAAGALEGKRCTAYPACGPEVALARGSYVEVAADEAVVDGNLVTAPAWPAHPRWIAGFLLLLGTRIQH
- a CDS encoding FAD-binding oxidoreductase, whose amino-acid sequence is MSEHLLRDLAAVLPPEGLVTDPDVLEAHRYDQAAWAKAGIPRVLVRPGSTAEVQAVLQVATAHRAPVVARGAGSGLSGGANAVDGCIMLSLVRMNRILEIDRRGLFAVVQPGVINAAVKAAVAEQGLWYAPDPASWEFSTIGGNLATNAGGLCCVKYGVTGDAVLGLEVVLADGSVVRTGGRTVKNVAGYDLTRLFVGSEGTLGIITEATLRLRPRPPKATTLLASFPELVGAGAAVTDIMAGSRPSLLELMDRTTVRAVEAARPMGLDVEAAALLLARSDAGGEQGVEECARMAAVCEAAGATFVAQSADEAEGELLLGARRFAFPALEKQGTTLLDDVGVPISRIAELLAAVERIAARRGVLIGTFGHAGDGNMHPTLVFDRNDPDAVARAQAAFDDIIERVGALGGTLTGEHGVGLLKRPFLAAQLGPETMRLHHTLKAAMDPLGLLNPGKVL